One genomic segment of Hordeum vulgare subsp. vulgare chromosome 2H, MorexV3_pseudomolecules_assembly, whole genome shotgun sequence includes these proteins:
- the LOC123430801 gene encoding transcription factor PIF1-like isoform X1 — MEDGRALRRMSIPTRRSRSADFHNFSERRRRDKINEKLKALQELLPNCTKVHTDKVSMLDEAIDYLKSLQLQLQMLVMGKGMAPVVPPELQQYMHYITTDPAAQLMQIPPSEPPRPFQITHANPPQQESDFLSQMQNHLHPSDQPQINFLRPPKLQLYTPEQRGGIGSSSGHNGGWIPERSSSYNFME, encoded by the exons ATGGAAGACGGCAGGGCTCTGAGGAGGATGTCTATCCCTACCCGCAGAAGCAGATCTGCCGATTTCCACAATTTTTCAGAAAGG AGGAGACGGGATAAGATAAATGAGAAGCTGAAGGCACTGCAGGAGCTACTTCCAAACTGCACCAAGGTCCAC ACGGACAAGGTGTCAATGCTAGATGAAGCCATCGACTACCTGAAATCGCTCCAGCTGCAACTCCAG ATGCTGGTGATGGGGAAGGGGATGGCGCCCGTGGTGCCTCCGGAGCTGCAGCAGTACATGCACTACATCACCACGGATCCCGCTGCCCAGTTGATGCAGATACCTCCCTCCGAGCCGCCGCGGCCGTTCCAGATCACGCACGCCAACCCGCCGCAGCAGGAGTCGGATTTCCTCAGCCAGATGCAGAACCACCTGCACCCCTCCGACCAGCCTCAGATCAACTTCCTCAGGCCGCCAAAACTGCAGCTCTACACCCCG GAGCAGAGGGGAGGGATAGGCAGCAGCAGCGGCCACAACGGCGGCTGGATCCCGGAGAGGAGTTCCTCCTACAACTTTATGGAGTGA
- the LOC123430801 gene encoding transcription factor PIF1-like isoform X2, translated as MEDGRALRRMSIPTRRSRSADFHNFSERRRRDKINEKLKALQELLPNCTKTDKVSMLDEAIDYLKSLQLQLQMLVMGKGMAPVVPPELQQYMHYITTDPAAQLMQIPPSEPPRPFQITHANPPQQESDFLSQMQNHLHPSDQPQINFLRPPKLQLYTPEQRGGIGSSSGHNGGWIPERSSSYNFME; from the exons ATGGAAGACGGCAGGGCTCTGAGGAGGATGTCTATCCCTACCCGCAGAAGCAGATCTGCCGATTTCCACAATTTTTCAGAAAGG AGGAGACGGGATAAGATAAATGAGAAGCTGAAGGCACTGCAGGAGCTACTTCCAAACTGCACCAAG ACGGACAAGGTGTCAATGCTAGATGAAGCCATCGACTACCTGAAATCGCTCCAGCTGCAACTCCAG ATGCTGGTGATGGGGAAGGGGATGGCGCCCGTGGTGCCTCCGGAGCTGCAGCAGTACATGCACTACATCACCACGGATCCCGCTGCCCAGTTGATGCAGATACCTCCCTCCGAGCCGCCGCGGCCGTTCCAGATCACGCACGCCAACCCGCCGCAGCAGGAGTCGGATTTCCTCAGCCAGATGCAGAACCACCTGCACCCCTCCGACCAGCCTCAGATCAACTTCCTCAGGCCGCCAAAACTGCAGCTCTACACCCCG GAGCAGAGGGGAGGGATAGGCAGCAGCAGCGGCCACAACGGCGGCTGGATCCCGGAGAGGAGTTCCTCCTACAACTTTATGGAGTGA
- the LOC123430801 gene encoding transcription factor PIF1-like isoform X4 produces the protein MEDGRALRRMSIPTRRSRSADFHNFSERRRRDKINEKLKALQELLPNCTKTDKVSMLDEAIDYLKSLQLQLQMLVMGKGMAPVVPPELQQYMHYITTDPAAQLMQIPPSEPPRPFQITHANPPQQESDFLSQMQNHLHPSDQPQINFLRPPKLQLYTPFSTMHA, from the exons ATGGAAGACGGCAGGGCTCTGAGGAGGATGTCTATCCCTACCCGCAGAAGCAGATCTGCCGATTTCCACAATTTTTCAGAAAGG AGGAGACGGGATAAGATAAATGAGAAGCTGAAGGCACTGCAGGAGCTACTTCCAAACTGCACCAAG ACGGACAAGGTGTCAATGCTAGATGAAGCCATCGACTACCTGAAATCGCTCCAGCTGCAACTCCAG ATGCTGGTGATGGGGAAGGGGATGGCGCCCGTGGTGCCTCCGGAGCTGCAGCAGTACATGCACTACATCACCACGGATCCCGCTGCCCAGTTGATGCAGATACCTCCCTCCGAGCCGCCGCGGCCGTTCCAGATCACGCACGCCAACCCGCCGCAGCAGGAGTCGGATTTCCTCAGCCAGATGCAGAACCACCTGCACCCCTCCGACCAGCCTCAGATCAACTTCCTCAGGCCGCCAAAACTGCAGCTCTACACCCCG TTTTCAACGATGCATGCATGA
- the LOC123430801 gene encoding transcription factor PIF1-like isoform X3 — protein MEDGRALRRMSIPTRRSRSADFHNFSERRRRDKINEKLKALQELLPNCTKVHTDKVSMLDEAIDYLKSLQLQLQMLVMGKGMAPVVPPELQQYMHYITTDPAAQLMQIPPSEPPRPFQITHANPPQQESDFLSQMQNHLHPSDQPQINFLRPPKLQLYTPFSTMHA, from the exons ATGGAAGACGGCAGGGCTCTGAGGAGGATGTCTATCCCTACCCGCAGAAGCAGATCTGCCGATTTCCACAATTTTTCAGAAAGG AGGAGACGGGATAAGATAAATGAGAAGCTGAAGGCACTGCAGGAGCTACTTCCAAACTGCACCAAGGTCCAC ACGGACAAGGTGTCAATGCTAGATGAAGCCATCGACTACCTGAAATCGCTCCAGCTGCAACTCCAG ATGCTGGTGATGGGGAAGGGGATGGCGCCCGTGGTGCCTCCGGAGCTGCAGCAGTACATGCACTACATCACCACGGATCCCGCTGCCCAGTTGATGCAGATACCTCCCTCCGAGCCGCCGCGGCCGTTCCAGATCACGCACGCCAACCCGCCGCAGCAGGAGTCGGATTTCCTCAGCCAGATGCAGAACCACCTGCACCCCTCCGACCAGCCTCAGATCAACTTCCTCAGGCCGCCAAAACTGCAGCTCTACACCCCG TTTTCAACGATGCATGCATGA